In Raphanus sativus cultivar WK10039 chromosome 5, ASM80110v3, whole genome shotgun sequence, the following proteins share a genomic window:
- the LOC130494928 gene encoding uncharacterized protein LOC130494928: MSEVQVTMPIIDAFMLVPQYSKFLKDAVAAKKKEMEGMMILTHECSAIIQRLNIPKKLEDPGCFTLPCAIGPIEFEKCLCDLGASVSLMPLSVAKRLGFAQYKKCRLSLVLADRSVKFPVGILEDLPVMVGNCEIPTDFVVLEMDEEARDL; encoded by the coding sequence ATGAGTGAGGTTCAGGTCACAATGCctatcattgatgctttcatgctggttcctcaatacagcaagttctTGAAAGATGCTGTAgctgcaaagaagaaagaaatggaaGGCATGATGATACTTACTCATGAGTGTAGTGCAATCATCCAGAGATTGAACATTCCTAAGAAGCTAGaagatccaggatgcttcacactcccttgTGCCATTGGTCCTATAGAGTTTGAGAAGTGTCTTTGCGATCTTGGGGCTAGTGTCAGTCTCATGCCTTTGTCAGTTGCGAAAAGACTTGGATTCGCTCAGTACAAGAAGTGCAGGCTTTCATTGGTATTGGCTGATCGATCAGTGAAGTTTCCAGTTGGTATCTTAGAAGATCTCCCAGTGATGGTTGGAAATTGTGAGATTCCTACAGACTTTGTGGTGCTTGAGATGGATGAGGAGGCTAGAGACCTTTGA